The following coding sequences are from one uncultured Bacteroides sp. window:
- a CDS encoding tetratricopeptide repeat protein: MKKIIFFVVCLLISASVFSQDSLDHSISQNDSIIASKNAKLGERSIGKTMTKTNGDSAYIKNDYATAIQIYESLLKKGESANIYYNLGNSYYKSGEIAKAILNYERALLLQPGNNDIRSNLDIARSKTIDKVEPIPELFFITWIKAIINIMNIDAWAVCGIVSFIFFVIAIYFFFFSSRISYKKICFISGILFFIISVLSNVFAFYQKSILENRNSAIVMLPSVTIRSTPSENGTSLFILHEGRKVIIKDATMKEWKEIQLEDGKVGWIKTDEIEII, from the coding sequence ATGAAAAAAATAATATTTTTTGTTGTTTGTCTTTTAATATCTGCTTCTGTTTTTTCTCAGGATTCATTAGATCATTCAATTTCTCAAAATGACTCCATTATTGCTTCTAAGAATGCAAAACTTGGAGAAAGGAGCATAGGGAAAACAATGACAAAAACAAATGGAGACAGCGCATATATTAAAAATGATTATGCTACAGCCATTCAAATTTACGAAAGTTTACTAAAAAAAGGAGAGTCTGCTAATATTTATTACAACTTAGGAAATAGTTATTACAAATCGGGAGAAATAGCAAAAGCTATTCTTAATTATGAACGTGCTCTGTTACTTCAACCTGGCAATAATGATATTCGCTCAAATTTAGATATTGCTCGAAGTAAAACGATTGATAAAGTAGAACCTATACCAGAGCTATTTTTTATTACTTGGATTAAGGCTATAATCAATATCATGAACATTGACGCATGGGCTGTTTGCGGAATTGTGTCATTTATATTTTTTGTGATTGCAATTTATTTCTTCTTTTTTTCTTCCAGGATTTCTTATAAAAAGATATGTTTTATATCAGGTATACTCTTTTTCATAATTTCTGTCTTATCTAACGTGTTTGCTTTCTATCAGAAAAGTATATTAGAAAACAGGAACTCTGCTATAGTTATGCTTCCTAGCGTAACTATAAGAAGTACCCCAAGTGAGAATGGGACTAGCTTATTTATTCTCCACGAGGGCAGAAAAGTCATAATAAAAGATGCCACAATGAAAGAGTGGAAAGAAATTCAATTAGAAGATGGTAAAGTTGGTTGGATTAAAACTGATGAAATAGAAATCATATAG
- a CDS encoding DNA-binding protein, whose protein sequence is MRTITFNELRKIKDSLPSGSMHRIADELGLNVDTVRNFFGGHNFKEGKSVGIHLEPGPDGGLVMIDDTTVLDKALNILNELEYHLASEDSFKYS, encoded by the coding sequence ATGAGAACAATAACATTCAATGAGCTCCGCAAAATAAAGGATTCATTGCCATCTGGTAGCATGCATAGAATTGCTGATGAATTAGGTTTAAATGTAGATACTGTGCGTAATTTTTTTGGCGGACATAATTTCAAAGAAGGTAAAAGTGTTGGTATTCATTTGGAACCAGGACCAGATGGTGGGTTAGTGATGATTGATGATACTACTGTATTGGATAAAGCTTTAAATATTTTAAATGAATTGGAATATCATCTTGCTAGTGAAGATTCATTTAAGTATAGCTGA
- a CDS encoding universal stress protein, which produces METDKLVTLAILTYAKAQILKNVLENEGIETYIHNVNQIQPIISSGVRLRIKESDLPRALKITESSVWLAEDVVGDKVPSIEQEKQNKVLIPVDFSTYSIKACEFGFNFASHFNSEVVLLHVYFSPIYASSLPYGDVFSYSVTDEENLKSVLQKVHTDLNSLSDRIQKKIDSNELPAVKFSCILREGIPEEEILRYTKEQKPKIIIMGTRGKNQKDLDLIGSVTAEVIERSKTNVLAIPENTLLKNFSQAKKVAFLTNFDQRDLLAFDSFIKDLDSFKFSIDLIHLSDSKDTWNEIKLAGIQEYFHKQYPHIDIQYNIVLISDFLSSLDHYINENHIDILTLTTYKRNLFFRMFNPSIARKMIFHSDTPLFVININRTFAKK; this is translated from the coding sequence ATGGAAACAGATAAATTAGTGACTTTAGCTATTCTAACTTATGCTAAAGCTCAAATATTAAAAAATGTACTTGAAAACGAAGGTATAGAGACCTATATTCACAATGTAAATCAAATACAACCAATAATCTCTTCTGGAGTGCGTTTGCGTATAAAAGAAAGTGATTTGCCCCGAGCCTTAAAAATTACAGAAAGCTCAGTATGGTTAGCTGAAGATGTAGTAGGGGACAAGGTTCCTTCTATCGAGCAAGAAAAGCAAAATAAAGTTTTAATACCTGTAGATTTTTCTACCTATTCAATTAAAGCCTGCGAGTTTGGTTTTAATTTTGCTAGCCACTTTAATTCTGAAGTTGTTTTATTGCATGTATACTTCAGTCCCATTTATGCATCTTCCTTGCCTTATGGTGATGTTTTTAGCTATTCAGTTACCGACGAGGAAAATCTGAAAAGTGTACTCCAAAAAGTACATACTGATTTAAACTCATTGTCTGACAGAATTCAAAAAAAAATAGATTCAAATGAACTGCCTGCTGTAAAATTCTCATGTATTTTACGAGAAGGTATTCCTGAAGAAGAAATTTTGCGTTATACGAAAGAACAGAAGCCTAAAATTATAATAATGGGTACCAGAGGAAAAAATCAAAAAGATTTAGACCTTATTGGTAGCGTTACTGCTGAAGTTATAGAACGTAGTAAAACCAACGTTTTAGCTATTCCTGAAAATACACTCTTAAAAAATTTTAGTCAAGCTAAAAAAGTTGCTTTCTTAACTAATTTTGATCAAAGAGATCTGCTTGCTTTCGACTCATTTATTAAGGATTTGGACTCTTTCAAATTCTCAATAGACCTCATTCATTTATCTGACTCAAAAGACACATGGAATGAAATTAAACTAGCTGGCATACAAGAATATTTTCATAAACAGTATCCGCATATTGATATTCAATATAATATTGTTCTGATTAGCGACTTTCTTTCTAGTTTAGATCATTACATTAATGAAAATCATATTGATATATTAACGTTGACAACATACAAAAGAAATTTATTTTTCCGCATGTTTAATCCTAGTATTGCGAGGAAAATGATTTTTCATTCAGATACACCTTTATTTGTAATTAATATAAATCGTACCTTCGCTAAGAAATAA
- a CDS encoding tetratricopeptide repeat protein gives MKRVLFSMVLLLITSISFAQEKNVKVAKKIANEVTPDFTKAEQLIKEALVNPETKNDPETWNVAGFIQRRISEKQMEKAYLRKPYDTLKVYNSALQMYNYFLKCDELAQIPNAKGKIKNKYRKNNTAIMISERPNLINGGIQYFNLNKNKKAFEFFSTYVDASSNPMFKKENFLEKDTILPQVAYYAALAAIKLKNYPAVLKYAPYAKNDKEVGKYAMEFIATAYKAQKDTADWVTALKEGIQKYPDHSFFFGHLIDYYSNNNKYDEAMQFADDMLTKNPNNTFYLYVKGYLYHNMKDYDKAIEYYKKTIAIDPEYAEAYSNLGLIYCLQAQDYANKTTADINDPKYKKEQAAIKKFYEEARPYYEKARELKPDQKDLWIQGLYRIYYNLNLGPQFEEIDKLMK, from the coding sequence ATGAAGAGAGTACTATTTTCAATGGTTTTACTACTCATTACTAGCATATCTTTTGCGCAAGAAAAGAATGTGAAAGTAGCAAAAAAGATAGCAAATGAGGTAACTCCTGATTTTACAAAAGCTGAGCAGCTTATTAAAGAAGCTTTAGTTAACCCTGAGACCAAAAATGACCCTGAAACATGGAATGTGGCTGGATTTATTCAGAGACGGATAAGCGAAAAGCAAATGGAAAAGGCATATTTGAGAAAGCCATACGATACTCTTAAAGTATATAATAGTGCTTTGCAGATGTATAACTATTTCTTGAAATGTGACGAGCTTGCTCAAATTCCAAATGCAAAAGGTAAAATAAAAAATAAATATAGAAAGAATAATACAGCTATAATGATATCGGAGCGTCCGAACTTAATAAATGGTGGTATTCAATATTTCAATTTAAACAAGAATAAGAAAGCTTTTGAGTTTTTCTCTACCTATGTGGATGCTTCTTCTAATCCAATGTTTAAGAAAGAAAATTTCTTGGAAAAGGATACTATTTTACCTCAGGTTGCTTATTATGCTGCATTAGCTGCTATTAAGTTAAAAAATTATCCAGCTGTATTAAAATATGCTCCTTATGCAAAAAATGACAAAGAAGTAGGTAAGTATGCTATGGAATTTATTGCTACGGCTTACAAAGCTCAAAAAGATACAGCTGATTGGGTTACAGCTCTAAAAGAAGGTATTCAGAAGTACCCAGATCACTCATTCTTTTTTGGACATCTTATTGATTATTATAGCAATAATAATAAATATGATGAAGCAATGCAGTTTGCAGATGATATGTTGACAAAAAATCCAAATAATACTTTTTATTTGTACGTGAAAGGTTATTTGTATCATAATATGAAAGATTATGATAAAGCAATAGAATATTATAAAAAGACTATTGCTATAGATCCTGAATATGCTGAAGCATATTCTAATTTAGGATTAATTTATTGTTTGCAGGCTCAGGATTATGCTAATAAAACAACAGCTGATATAAATGATCCTAAATATAAAAAGGAGCAAGCGGCTATCAAAAAATTCTATGAAGAAGCTAGACCATATTATGAGAAAGCTAGAGAATTGAAACCTGATCAAAAAGATTTGTGGATACAAGGATTATATAGAATTTATTATAATTTGAATCTTGGACCTCAATTTGAGGAAATTGATAAATTGATGAAATAG
- a CDS encoding ATP-dependent Clp protease ATP-binding subunit has translation MNNQFSPKVSEVIIYSKEEANRLKNGYIGPEHFLLGLIRDGEGKAIEILSILKIDLMGLKKRIEGMLRLYQDEMLLPDAEVPLSNDASRILKMGILEARLLKSSVADTEHLLLAILKDKHNLAATVLEENNVDYKKFLEQLSLQPDINAGLGFSEEEDDDEADEPRSNTNENLPGTRQQSQTSKKTANDTPVLDNFGTDMTKAAEEGKLDPVVGREREIERLAQILSRRKKNNPILIGEPGVGKSAIVEGLALRIVQKKVSRILFDKRVIALDMASIVAGTKYRGQFEERIRSILNELHRNPNIIIFIDEIHTIVGAGSAAGSMDAANMLKPSLARGEIQCIGATTLDEYRKNIEKDGALERRFQKVIVEPTTFEETLQILKNIKGKYEDHHNVLYTDASLEACVRLTDRYITDRNFPDKAIDALDESGSRIHLTNVSVPKEIEEQEKLIETTTAQKNEAVKLQNYELAASYRDKEKELIEELDQMKKDWEASLKDNRQTVDEEDIANVVSMMSGIPLQRMAQAEGAKLAHMKEDLQTKVIAQDPAIEKLVKAILRSRVGLKDPNKPIGTFMFLGPTGVGKTHLVKELAKYMFGSVDALIRIDMSEYMEKFTVSRLVGAPPGYVGYEEGGQLTEKVRRKPYSIILLDEIEKAHSDVFNLLLQVMDEGRLTDSYGRNVDFKNTVIVMTSNIGTRQLKDFGRGVGFATNSGISDKDFSRSVIQKALSKSFAPEFLNRVDEVITFDQLSLEAIIKIVDLELKGLYERIDSIGYTLKISDEAKKFIASKGYDIQYGARPLKRAIQSYLEDPLSELIISESLNANDTILAELSKEGNALEITNKSTD, from the coding sequence ATGAATAATCAATTTTCACCTAAAGTTTCAGAGGTGATTATATATAGCAAAGAAGAAGCTAATCGCCTTAAAAATGGCTATATAGGGCCTGAACATTTTTTATTAGGACTAATTAGAGATGGCGAAGGTAAAGCTATTGAAATTCTTTCTATTTTGAAGATAGATCTCATGGGGCTAAAAAAGCGGATAGAAGGCATGTTGCGACTATATCAAGATGAGATGTTGTTACCTGATGCTGAAGTTCCTTTGTCTAATGATGCATCTAGAATATTGAAAATGGGTATTCTTGAAGCACGTTTATTAAAAAGTAGTGTAGCGGATACTGAACATTTATTATTAGCTATACTAAAAGATAAGCATAATTTAGCTGCGACAGTACTCGAAGAGAATAATGTTGATTATAAGAAATTTCTAGAACAACTATCATTACAGCCTGATATAAATGCCGGGCTTGGATTTTCAGAAGAAGAAGATGATGACGAGGCAGACGAACCTCGTTCTAATACAAATGAAAATTTGCCAGGAACTCGCCAACAATCCCAAACTTCTAAGAAAACAGCTAATGACACCCCTGTATTAGATAATTTTGGTACAGACATGACCAAAGCAGCAGAAGAAGGAAAGCTAGACCCTGTTGTTGGCCGTGAACGTGAAATAGAACGTTTAGCTCAAATACTTAGCCGTCGCAAGAAAAATAATCCTATATTAATAGGTGAACCAGGGGTTGGTAAATCGGCTATCGTAGAAGGTTTGGCACTTAGAATAGTTCAAAAAAAAGTGTCTCGAATATTATTTGATAAACGAGTTATTGCACTAGATATGGCTTCAATTGTTGCCGGAACAAAATACCGTGGACAATTTGAAGAAAGAATACGTTCTATATTAAATGAGTTGCATCGAAACCCCAATATAATCATCTTTATTGATGAAATTCATACTATCGTAGGAGCAGGTTCTGCTGCTGGGTCAATGGATGCTGCTAATATGCTTAAACCATCTTTAGCACGCGGAGAAATACAATGTATAGGAGCTACAACCCTTGACGAATATAGAAAGAATATAGAAAAAGACGGAGCTCTTGAGCGTAGATTCCAAAAAGTAATTGTTGAACCCACTACATTTGAAGAAACTCTCCAAATATTAAAAAATATAAAGGGAAAATACGAAGATCATCACAATGTTCTGTACACAGATGCGTCCTTAGAAGCTTGTGTCAGGTTAACTGATCGCTACATCACAGATCGCAACTTTCCGGACAAAGCCATTGACGCACTTGATGAATCTGGTTCTCGCATTCACCTGACTAATGTAAGTGTTCCCAAAGAAATAGAAGAGCAAGAAAAGCTTATTGAAACAACTACAGCTCAAAAAAATGAAGCTGTAAAATTGCAGAATTATGAACTTGCTGCTAGCTATCGTGATAAAGAAAAAGAGTTGATAGAAGAGTTAGATCAAATGAAAAAAGATTGGGAAGCTAGCTTGAAAGATAATCGCCAGACAGTTGATGAAGAAGATATAGCTAACGTCGTTTCTATGATGTCAGGTATTCCTTTGCAGCGTATGGCGCAAGCAGAAGGAGCCAAATTGGCTCATATGAAAGAAGATTTGCAAACCAAAGTAATTGCTCAGGACCCTGCTATAGAAAAGCTGGTAAAAGCTATTCTACGCAGCCGTGTAGGACTAAAAGATCCCAATAAGCCTATTGGAACCTTTATGTTTCTTGGACCTACAGGTGTAGGCAAAACTCACTTAGTAAAAGAATTAGCAAAATATATGTTCGGCTCTGTAGATGCTCTGATTCGCATTGACATGAGTGAGTACATGGAAAAATTTACTGTTTCTCGCCTTGTAGGAGCCCCTCCGGGGTATGTAGGATATGAAGAAGGTGGACAGTTAACTGAAAAAGTTCGTCGCAAACCTTATTCTATCATTCTATTAGATGAAATAGAAAAAGCACATTCCGATGTATTTAATCTCCTCTTACAAGTGATGGACGAAGGAAGGCTAACTGACAGTTATGGCAGGAATGTAGATTTTAAAAACACTGTAATTGTTATGACTTCCAATATCGGAACAAGACAGCTTAAAGATTTTGGTCGAGGTGTTGGATTTGCAACGAATAGCGGGATCTCTGACAAAGACTTCTCAAGAAGTGTAATCCAAAAGGCACTATCAAAATCTTTTGCTCCTGAATTTCTAAACCGTGTTGATGAAGTAATTACATTTGATCAACTCTCTTTAGAAGCTATTATCAAAATAGTTGATCTTGAGCTAAAAGGTCTGTATGAAAGAATAGATTCTATTGGTTATACTCTAAAAATCAGCGATGAAGCTAAAAAATTTATAGCTTCTAAAGGTTATGATATTCAATATGGTGCACGTCCTCTAAAAAGAGCCATACAAAGCTATTTAGAAGATCCACTCTCTGAACTAATCATTTCAGAATCGCTTAATGCAAATGATACAATCTTGGCTGAGCTTTCCAAAGAAGGAAATGCATTAGAGATCACAAACAAAAGTACAGATTAA
- the htpG gene encoding molecular chaperone HtpG has product MQKGNIGVTTENIFPVIKKFLYSDHEIFLREIVSNAVDASQKLKTLAAIGEFKGELGDLTVKVTLDKDTITISDRGIGLTPEEIDKYINQIAFSGANDFLEKYKNDANAIIGHFGLGFYSSFMVSKKVEIITKSYKEGAKAVKWSCDGSPEFTLVDTDKTDRGTDIVLYIDDDCKEFLEEARISSLLKKYCSFLPVSVVFGKKKEWKDGKQVETSEDNIINETNPLWTRKPSDLKDEDYKKFYSDLYPMSDEPLFWIHLNVDYPFHLTGVLYFPKVKSNLDLNKNKIQLYCNQVYVTDSVEGVVPDFLTLLHGVIDSPDIPLNVSRSYLQSDSNVKKISSHISKKVSDRLQSIFKNDRKQFEEKWNDLKIFINYGMLTQEDFYEKAEKFALLEDTDGKFYTFDEYKTLIKDNQTDKDGNLIYLYANNKDEQYSYIEMAKNKGYNVLLMNGQLDIALVSTFEQKFEKSRFTRVDSDIIDNLIVKEDKKDTALEADKQEALSSAFKSQLPKVEKVEFTVLTQSLGENSSPVMITQSEYMRRMKDMANIQAGMSFYGEMPDMFNLVLNADHKLVKSVLSDEEKECAALISPLQTEIDTLTSQHSELKKKHEGKKDEEIPTAEKDELSELDKKSDDLKKQKEAVFAEYASKNKIIRQLIDLALLQNNMLKGEALNNFVKRSIDLI; this is encoded by the coding sequence ATGCAAAAAGGAAATATTGGGGTAACTACTGAGAACATTTTCCCTGTCATTAAAAAGTTTTTGTACAGTGATCATGAAATTTTCCTTAGGGAAATTGTATCTAATGCTGTAGATGCGAGCCAAAAGTTAAAAACATTAGCTGCTATAGGTGAATTTAAAGGAGAACTTGGAGACCTAACTGTTAAAGTAACATTAGATAAAGATACTATCACTATTTCTGATCGTGGTATTGGATTAACTCCTGAAGAAATCGACAAATACATTAATCAAATCGCTTTTTCCGGTGCAAACGATTTCCTTGAGAAATATAAAAATGACGCTAATGCTATCATCGGACACTTCGGATTAGGTTTCTATTCATCTTTTATGGTTTCTAAGAAAGTAGAGATCATTACCAAATCATACAAAGAAGGTGCTAAAGCAGTAAAATGGAGCTGTGACGGTAGCCCTGAATTTACACTTGTAGATACTGATAAAACTGATCGCGGAACAGATATCGTTCTTTATATAGATGATGATTGCAAAGAGTTTTTAGAAGAAGCTCGTATCTCCTCTCTACTAAAAAAATATTGCAGTTTCTTGCCTGTATCTGTTGTTTTTGGAAAAAAGAAAGAATGGAAAGATGGCAAGCAAGTGGAGACATCTGAAGACAATATTATTAATGAAACGAATCCTCTCTGGACTCGTAAACCTTCAGATCTTAAAGACGAAGACTATAAAAAGTTCTATAGCGATTTATATCCAATGTCTGATGAACCCTTATTCTGGATTCATTTGAATGTAGATTATCCTTTTCATTTAACTGGAGTTCTTTATTTCCCGAAAGTAAAGAGCAATCTTGATCTAAACAAAAACAAGATTCAACTTTATTGTAATCAGGTATATGTAACCGACTCTGTAGAGGGAGTAGTTCCTGATTTTTTAACTCTACTCCATGGCGTTATTGATTCTCCTGATATTCCATTAAATGTTTCACGCTCTTATCTTCAAAGTGATTCTAATGTGAAGAAGATATCATCTCATATTTCAAAGAAAGTATCAGATCGTCTGCAATCTATCTTCAAAAACGATCGTAAGCAGTTTGAGGAAAAATGGAATGATTTGAAGATATTTATCAACTATGGTATGCTAACTCAAGAAGACTTTTATGAGAAAGCAGAGAAATTTGCCCTATTAGAAGACACAGATGGTAAATTCTATACCTTTGATGAATACAAAACTCTCATTAAAGATAATCAAACAGACAAAGATGGTAATCTGATCTATTTGTATGCCAACAATAAGGATGAACAATATAGCTATATAGAAATGGCTAAAAACAAGGGCTATAATGTCTTGTTAATGAATGGCCAACTCGATATTGCTTTAGTAAGTACATTTGAGCAGAAATTTGAAAAATCACGCTTCACTCGTGTAGATAGCGACATCATAGATAATCTTATTGTAAAAGAAGACAAGAAAGATACCGCACTGGAAGCAGATAAACAAGAAGCATTAAGCAGCGCTTTCAAAAGTCAATTACCTAAAGTCGAAAAGGTTGAATTTACTGTATTAACTCAATCTTTAGGCGAGAACTCATCTCCCGTAATGATTACTCAGAGTGAATACATGCGCCGTATGAAAGATATGGCCAATATTCAAGCAGGTATGAGTTTTTATGGTGAAATGCCAGATATGTTTAACCTCGTTTTAAACGCTGACCATAAATTGGTAAAATCGGTATTATCTGATGAAGAAAAAGAATGTGCTGCATTGATTTCTCCACTTCAGACAGAAATTGATACTCTCACTAGCCAACATAGTGAATTAAAGAAGAAACATGAAGGCAAAAAAGATGAAGAAATTCCTACCGCGGAAAAAGATGAGCTAAGCGAGTTAGACAAGAAATCAGATGATCTGAAAAAGCAAAAAGAAGCTGTTTTTGCAGAATATGCAAGCAAAAACAAAATAATCCGTCAACTTATCGATTTAGCATTGCTGCAAAATAACATGCTGAAAGGCGAAGCACTAAATAATTTCGTAAAGAGAAGTATTGATCTAATCTAG
- a CDS encoding patatin-like phospholipase family protein, whose amino-acid sequence MYFIKKYFILFLLIFLCLSHLQAQKVGLVLSGGGAKGLTHIGIIRALEENNIPIDYITGTSMGAIIGSLYAMGYSPDEMEALIKSPDFKRWYSGQMEENYIYYFKKNLPTPELFNIHFSLENPKTKILPTSMVNPIQMNLVFIDLFARATAASGGDFNKLFVPFRCVASDVYNKKQIIFKKGDLGDAVRASMSFPFVFKPIKIDSVLAYDGGIYNNFPTDVMRHDFHPDIIIGSVVAKNPTKPDENDLMSQIENMVMQKTNYSLPDSAGILMTFKYENVNLLDFQRIDELEKIGYDRTMSLMDSIKSRIHRRINLDNIRLRRLVYKSNYPELRFKRIYVDGANSLQEVYIKKEFHDSDNKIFTYEDLKKGYFRLLSGGDLISEIIPHAIFNKEDETYDLHLKVKMENNFSLHVGGNVSTTNSNQIYLGLSYRDLNYYSKEVTLDGQIGRTYSNLQLMGRVDFPTTIPTSYRFIASISTFDYFKGDNVFSNKYKPAFNSKDERFMKLKVALPFLSSKRAEFGIGMAQFRDKYFQSNIIDFENDKNDRSVYNLYGGSISFNGSTLNDRQYATRGYSEALIAQIYTGREYFYPGIASESQQASEKSQSWLQLSYYRERYHSLSSKFTLGWSVQGLFSSRNFSENYTATMLEAGEFSPTPHSKLTYNEAFRANQFVAGGVQPIFNLNDIFHIRSEFYGFLPIFPIKENSSNKAYYGKSFSKFEYLGQVSLVCKLPFGAISAYVNHYSSPSKDWNIGLTIGWQLFNYRFIE is encoded by the coding sequence ATGTATTTTATAAAGAAGTATTTTATACTGTTCCTATTGATTTTTCTCTGCCTATCTCATTTACAAGCTCAAAAAGTAGGCCTTGTCCTTAGTGGTGGTGGAGCTAAAGGACTTACACATATTGGAATCATAAGGGCTTTAGAAGAGAATAATATTCCTATTGACTATATAACCGGCACTTCAATGGGTGCTATCATCGGCTCTCTATATGCCATGGGATACTCTCCCGATGAAATGGAAGCTCTCATTAAGTCTCCTGATTTCAAACGATGGTATTCAGGGCAAATGGAAGAAAATTATATCTACTATTTCAAGAAAAATCTACCAACCCCTGAGTTATTTAATATCCATTTCTCTTTAGAGAATCCTAAAACAAAAATCCTTCCTACTAGCATGGTCAACCCCATACAAATGAATTTAGTATTTATTGACCTATTTGCGCGAGCTACAGCTGCTTCTGGAGGTGATTTTAATAAATTATTTGTGCCTTTTCGCTGCGTAGCTTCAGATGTTTATAATAAAAAACAGATAATTTTCAAAAAAGGAGATTTAGGAGATGCAGTGAGAGCTTCTATGAGTTTTCCTTTTGTTTTTAAACCAATAAAAATAGATAGCGTTTTAGCCTATGACGGAGGCATTTACAATAATTTTCCAACAGACGTTATGCGCCATGATTTTCATCCTGATATTATCATAGGTAGTGTTGTTGCCAAAAACCCGACCAAACCGGACGAAAACGATTTAATGAGCCAAATAGAGAACATGGTAATGCAAAAGACCAATTATTCTCTTCCCGATTCAGCAGGAATCTTAATGACTTTTAAATATGAAAATGTCAATCTTTTAGATTTTCAACGAATAGACGAACTTGAAAAAATAGGTTATGACCGTACTATGTCACTTATGGATTCCATCAAAAGCCGTATTCACCGAAGAATCAATTTAGATAATATACGCTTAAGAAGATTAGTCTATAAAAGTAATTATCCAGAGTTACGATTTAAAAGAATATATGTTGATGGCGCCAATAGCTTACAGGAAGTTTATATAAAGAAAGAATTTCATGATTCAGATAATAAGATTTTCACATACGAAGATTTAAAAAAAGGATATTTTCGTCTTCTCTCGGGAGGTGATCTAATCTCTGAAATAATACCGCATGCCATATTTAATAAAGAAGATGAAACATACGATCTACATTTAAAAGTAAAAATGGAAAATAACTTCTCCCTACATGTAGGAGGAAATGTCTCTACCACAAACTCCAATCAAATCTATCTGGGCCTCTCTTATCGGGATTTGAATTATTATTCTAAGGAAGTCACTTTAGATGGACAAATTGGCAGAACATATAGCAATCTTCAATTAATGGGACGAGTAGATTTTCCAACAACCATACCTACTTCATATCGTTTTATCGCGTCTATAAGCACCTTTGACTATTTTAAAGGAGATAATGTTTTTTCTAATAAATATAAGCCGGCCTTTAATAGCAAAGATGAACGATTTATGAAATTGAAAGTAGCTCTTCCCTTCCTCTCAAGTAAAAGAGCCGAATTTGGCATTGGAATGGCTCAATTCAGGGATAAATATTTTCAAAGCAATATAATTGATTTTGAAAATGATAAAAATGATCGAAGCGTATACAATTTATATGGCGGTTCTATCAGTTTCAATGGAAGCACCTTAAACGATCGCCAATATGCCACCCGAGGTTATAGTGAAGCCTTAATTGCACAGATATATACAGGAAGAGAATATTTCTATCCGGGGATAGCATCGGAATCACAACAGGCCTCTGAAAAGAGTCAATCTTGGTTACAATTATCTTATTACCGAGAAAGATATCACAGTCTCTCATCTAAATTCACTTTAGGTTGGAGTGTACAAGGATTATTTTCCTCAAGAAATTTTTCGGAGAATTATACGGCAACAATGCTCGAAGCCGGTGAGTTCTCACCAACACCTCACAGTAAATTGACCTATAATGAAGCTTTTAGAGCAAATCAATTTGTTGCAGGAGGAGTACAACCTATTTTTAATTTAAACGATATATTTCATATCCGAAGTGAATTTTATGGCTTTTTACCCATTTTTCCTATAAAAGAGAATTCAAGTAATAAGGCCTATTATGGAAAATCATTTTCTAAGTTTGAATATTTAGGTCAGGTTTCTCTGGTATGCAAATTACCCTTTGGTGCTATCTCAGCATATGTAAATCATTATAGCTCACCGAGTAAGGACTGGAATATAGGATTAACAATCGGTTGGCAATTATTTAATTACCGTTTTATCGAATAA